From Anaplasma ovis str. Haibei:
CAGGGCTATGTCGTTAGCACAGTTTTCTACCACTCGAGAAGAGAAATATAGATGCTCCACCACGCGCCACGTGTATATCACGGAGCATACAGAGCCAACCGACAAAACTACCAGTCCGGTAAAGGCGCGTGCATCCATAAATGAACTGAGCATATGCCATTTTGCTACAAACCCTATAGTGGGTGGCATGCCAACCAAGCTAAGCGCCAACAGGACAAAAGCGGAGGTGACATGCGGCAATGCCTTGCTGAGACTCAAGTACTTACTACTAACTTTGCGTTTGTCAAAGTGATACGCTATGCCCCCAGAAACCATAAATAATGCAGACTTAACTATACTGTGGTTGACCATATAAGCTACAGCAGCGGCAAGCCCAGAATACGTGTTTATGCAAACCGCGAGAATTATACAACCAATATTAGAGGCGCTTGAGTATGCAAGCACATCTCGCATATCTCTGCTTAAAGCTGCAATCACAGAGGTGAGTGCCGTAGCAATCGCGGCTAGGGTTAACAGAGCGGTGCCAAAAGGTAGCTCAGTGAACACTAGCCGGGGACCGAAGACGTTGTGTACTACTCTTATGATTAGGTACACCATCACTTTCGTGGCCGTACCAGACAAAAATACAGCAACAAATGCAGGTGAGGTAGAATAAGCTTTTATCATCCAGCCGTGAAACGGGAATAGCGCAGCCTTCACGACCAAGCCCAGAATTACACATAAAACCCCCGCCTGCACAGCTCTGTTTACTGGAATATCTTGCAATATTGTAAACATGTCTCCCATATTCAGTGTGCCGGTGGCGGCGTATAGAAACCCAATTCCTATTAGATAAAACGTTGCGCCTACCGTGCCCATGATTAAATACTCAAATGCAGAGGAAACTGCGCGTTTGTCGTTACCCACAGCAACCAAAACGTAAGAAGATATGGATGCAACTTCCAAGAACACGTAAACATTGAACACGTCATGCGAGACCAGTATTCCCAGCATACCTCCGAATGCTAGCAGGAACGCGGCATAGAACCTTGGGACCATGTTTGCAGGAAGTTCCCTACGGCTGGGGTATACGCCGTAGATCACACTCATGATGCCGATAAATCCGACCAAGAGCAGCATGGTAGCGCTAAGCAAATCAACCCGCAGCTCTATCCCATAGGGGGGACCCCAC
This genomic window contains:
- a CDS encoding proton-conducting transporter membrane subunit; amino-acid sequence: MICALKEHLVILQVIIPLLSAIVCSLLRNKVTWVQAISCGAVALSFFTALALFVQISNSGPVVYQVGGWGPPYGIELRVDLLSATMLLLVGFIGIMSVIYGVYPSRRELPANMVPRFYAAFLLAFGGMLGILVSHDVFNVYVFLEVASISSYVLVAVGNDKRAVSSAFEYLIMGTVGATFYLIGIGFLYAATGTLNMGDMFTILQDIPVNRAVQAGVLCVILGLVVKAALFPFHGWMIKAYSTSPAFVAVFLSGTATKVMVYLIIRVVHNVFGPRLVFTELPFGTALLTLAAIATALTSVIAALSRDMRDVLAYSSASNIGCIILAVCINTYSGLAAAVAYMVNHSIVKSALFMVSGGIAYHFDKRKVSSKYLSLSKALPHVTSAFVLLALSLVGMPPTIGFVAKWHMLSSFMDARAFTGLVVLSVGSVCSVIYTWRVVEHLYFSSRVVENCANDIALKTPRAMTLCIWIMAFFGFIAGAYPLPLTSVSEQIAADLFFHPNNPL